The genomic region GCATGGTCTTAAGAGATTTGAGACAACTCTTAAAAGGGTTTTAGACGTAATTCGGTTATAAGGGGTGTAGAATCGTTGAAGCCGGAAGAAATAGACGAGATCGTTTCTAGGATGAGCTTGGAGGAGAAGGCGAAGCTCGTCGTAGGGGTCGGGATACCGGGGTTCTTCGGAAACCCCCAGTCTCGGGTTCCAGGCGCGGCGGGTGAAACCCATCCCGTAGAGAGGCTTGGGATCCCATCCGCGGTCTTCGCAGACGGCCCCGCCGGGGTTAGGATAAACCCGAGGAGGGAGGGTGACGAGAGAACCTACCACGCTACCGCTTTCCCCGTCGAAACTATGCTGGCCTCTACTTGGAATAGGGATGTTTTGGAGGCCGTAGGTAGGGCTGTGGGGGAGGAGGTTAGGGAGTATGGTGTAGACATCCTCCTCGCACCGGCTATGAACATTCATAGAAACCCTCTCTGCGGTAGGAACTTTGAGTATTACTCCGAAGACCCCCTCCTGACAGGCGAGATGGCCGCTGCCTTCGTTAAGGGTGTTCAGTCGCAGGGGGTGGGCGCATGTCTTAAGCACTTCGTCGCCAACAACCAGGAGACTAACCGTATGTTCATCGACACGGTCGTATCGGAAAGGGCTTTGAGGGAGATATATCTCAGGGGGTTTGAGATAGCCGTTAAGAAGTCTAAGCCATGGGCGGTGATGAGCGCCTACAACAAGCTGAACGGAAAATACTGCTCGCAGAGTAGGTGGCTTCACACAGAGGTTTTGAGGAGGAAGTGGGGGTTTGAAGGCTTCGTCATGACCGACTGGTTCGCGGGAGACGACCCTGTAGAGCAGATGAAGGCAGGTAACGATATGATAATGCCTGGGAAGACGTACCAAGTTAAGCCTGAAAGAAAAGATGAGGTAGAGGAGATAGTGAACGCCGTCAAGGAGGGAAGGCTTAGCGAAGAGGTCCTGGATAGAAACGTGAAGAACATTTTGAGGGTGCTCTCACGCTCACCTTCCTTCAAGAGATATAGGTACTCTAACAAGCCGGACCTCGAAAGCCATGCGAAGGTGGCCTACGAGGCGGGTGCAGAGGGGGTTGTCCTCCTGAAGAACGACGGCGTTCTGCCCTTAAACAGAGACACGAGGATCGCTCTCTTCGGGACGGGTCAGATAGAGACCGTTAAAGGCGGGACCGGGAGCGGAGATACGCATCCTAGGTACGTGGTATCGATACTTGAAGGTATGCGGGAGAGGAACCTTAGGGTCGACGAGGAGTTGGCGGAAACCTACACCAAGTATGTCGACGAAATGAGGAAAAGAGATGAGTATAGGGTGCGGAGGGGGATATTCGGTGAGCCTTTGACGCCTAGGCTTCCTCAGGACTTCCTAAGCGAGGGGGAGCTGGAGAGGTTCGCGGAGAAGAACGATGTCGCTGTGGTCGTGTTGAGTAGGGTCTCGGGTGAAGGCTACGATAGGAGGCCGAAGAAGGGAGACTTCTACCTAAGCGACGACGAGAAGGCTCTCGTGGAGAAGGTGTCACGGGTCTTCCACAGGCTCGGGAGGAAGGTCGTAGCCGTATTGAACATAGGCGGCCCGGTCGAGGTCGCCAGCTGGAGAGACCTGGTGGATGGGATTCTCCTAGTATGGCAGGCTGGACAGGAAACCGGGAGAATAGTCGCAGACGTGCTCGTAGGAGATGTCAACCCTTCAGGGAAGCTTCCCACGACCTTCCCGGTGGATTACTCCGATGTCCCCTCCTGGAGCTTTCCAGGGGAGCCTAAGGATAGCCCTCAGAGGGTCGTGTACGAGGAGGGGATATATGTCGGCTACAGGTACTACGACACCTTCGGGGTCGAGCCTGCGTACGAGTTCGGCTTCGGTCTCTCCTACACCTCGTTCGAGTATAGAAACCTTAAGGTCGAGAAGCTAGGTGACGCCGTGAGGGTCTGTTTCGAGATAGCGAACATCGGAGACCTTCCAGGTAAGGAGGTCGCCCAGGTATACGTAAGAGCGCCTAAGGGGAAGCTCGATAAGCCGTTCCAGGAGTTAAAAGGCTTCCATAAGACTAGGCTTTTAAACCCAGGCGAGACCGAGGAGGTGGAGGTAGAGGTCGACCTTAGGTCTCTAGCAAGCTTCGACGGTGAGAGGTGGGTTGTCGAGAAAGGTGAATACGAGGTTAGAGTAGGGGCATCATCGAGAGACATCAGGCTCACAGACAGGTTCACGGTCGAAGAGGAGCTGAGATACAACCCATAGCCTCGGAGTTAAAGCTGCGAGATAAGACGGAAAAGGGAAAAACGCGAGGAGAAGGGTGACTAGACGTCGTCATCCCCCCCT from Candidatus Bathyarchaeota archaeon harbors:
- a CDS encoding glycoside hydrolase family 3 protein — its product is MSLEEKAKLVVGVGIPGFFGNPQSRVPGAAGETHPVERLGIPSAVFADGPAGVRINPRREGDERTYHATAFPVETMLASTWNRDVLEAVGRAVGEEVREYGVDILLAPAMNIHRNPLCGRNFEYYSEDPLLTGEMAAAFVKGVQSQGVGACLKHFVANNQETNRMFIDTVVSERALREIYLRGFEIAVKKSKPWAVMSAYNKLNGKYCSQSRWLHTEVLRRKWGFEGFVMTDWFAGDDPVEQMKAGNDMIMPGKTYQVKPERKDEVEEIVNAVKEGRLSEEVLDRNVKNILRVLSRSPSFKRYRYSNKPDLESHAKVAYEAGAEGVVLLKNDGVLPLNRDTRIALFGTGQIETVKGGTGSGDTHPRYVVSILEGMRERNLRVDEELAETYTKYVDEMRKRDEYRVRRGIFGEPLTPRLPQDFLSEGELERFAEKNDVAVVVLSRVSGEGYDRRPKKGDFYLSDDEKALVEKVSRVFHRLGRKVVAVLNIGGPVEVASWRDLVDGILLVWQAGQETGRIVADVLVGDVNPSGKLPTTFPVDYSDVPSWSFPGEPKDSPQRVVYEEGIYVGYRYYDTFGVEPAYEFGFGLSYTSFEYRNLKVEKLGDAVRVCFEIANIGDLPGKEVAQVYVRAPKGKLDKPFQELKGFHKTRLLNPGETEEVEVEVDLRSLASFDGERWVVEKGEYEVRVGASSRDIRLTDRFTVEEELRYNP